Proteins encoded by one window of Pelmatolapia mariae isolate MD_Pm_ZW linkage group LG14, Pm_UMD_F_2, whole genome shotgun sequence:
- the cryba1a gene encoding crystallin, beta A1a — MALNNPNPLGPWKITVYDQENFQGKRLEFTSACQNIMECGVDNIRSLKVECGAWAGYEHSSFCGQQFVLERGEYPYWESWSGSNAYHIERMMSFRPICSANHKESKMVLFEKENFMGRQWEINDDYPSLQAMGWGNNEIGSMQVQSGAWVCYQFPGYRGYQYIMECDHHGGEYKHYREWGSHAQSFQVQSLRRIQQ, encoded by the exons ATGGCTCTGAACAACCCTAACCCATTGGGACCATGGAAG ATCACAGTTTATGACCAGGAGAACTTCCAGGGGAAGCGTCTGGAGTTTACCTCAGCCTGCCAGAACATCATGGAGTGTGGCGTTGACAACATTCGATCCTTGAAGGTGGAGTGTGGCGC CTGGGCAGGATATGAGCACTCCAGCTTCTGTGGCCAGCAGTTTGTTTTGGAGAGGGGAGAGTACCCTTACTGGGAGTCATGGAGCGGCAGCAACGCCTACCACATTGAGAGAATGATGTCTTTCCGCCCCATCTGCTCTGCT AATCACAAGGAGTCCAAGATGGTGCTATTTGAGAAGGAGAACTTCATGGGGCGCCAGTGGGAGATAAACGATGACTATCCCTCCCTGCAGGCTATGGGCTGGGGCAACAACGAGATCGGATCTATGCAAGTTCAGAGCGGCGC CTGGGTGTGCTACCAGTTTCCAGGTTACCGTGGTTACCAGTACATCATGGAGTGTGACCATCACGGTGGCGAGTACAAACATTACAGAGAGTGGGGCTCCCACGCTCAGTCCTTCCAGGTGCAGTCACTGCGTCGAATCCAGCAATGA